The following coding sequences lie in one Miscanthus floridulus cultivar M001 chromosome 9, ASM1932011v1, whole genome shotgun sequence genomic window:
- the LOC136481790 gene encoding cytochrome P450 84A1-like, whose translation MATIAMEWPNDLLSWVFLASLAVVLLQLRQRSKLPMPPGPQPLPIIGNMMMMGQLTHRGMAALAERYGGLLHLRLGRRHVFVVSTAEYAREVLQAQDVAFANRPATTAIAYLSYGNADMAFAHYGPFWRQARKLSVTKLFSRRRAETWLAVRDESEALLRALAQRSGEAVNLGDLVFSLSTNVIYRAAFGTRGCEGLGEYTGFLKEFSQNISAFNIGDFMPWLAWIDPNRRLRETRDGLDRFIDKIIDDHIQRGRSSTDAQADIVDEMLACIPGDAVDDRHGSLRLTRGNIKAIILDLMFGGTETVASSIEWAMKELLRNPDDLRRLQQELADVVGMDRNVTESDLSELPFLTCVVKETLRMHPPIPMLYHATAKDCVVGGYSVPRGSQVTVNVWAIGRDRRTWKDDPDVFRPSRFAAPDGNAFGLDLNGSCFEFLPFGSGRRSCPGMALGLHALELAVAQLAHGFHWALPSGMKPSDIDVADVFGLSAPSATRLYAVPTPRLTCPLY comes from the exons ATGGCCACGATCGCCATGGAGTGGCCCAATGACCTGCTGAGCTGGGTGTTCCTAGCTTCACTAGCAGTCGTGCTCTTGCAGTTGCGGCAACGGAGCAAGCTCCCAATGCCACCGGGCCCCCAGCCTCTCCCAATCATCGGCAACATGATGATGATGGGTCAGCTAACACACCGAGGCATGGCGGCGCTGGCAGAGCGGTACGGCGGGCTGCTGCACCTGCGGCTCGGCCGGCGGCACGTGTTCGTGGTGTCCACAGCGGAGTACGCGCGCGAGGTGCTGCAGGCGCAGGACGTCGCCTTCGCGAACCGGCCGGCGACCACCGCGATCGCGTACCTCAGCTACGGCAACGCCGACATGGCGTTCGCGCACTACGGGCCCTTCTGGCGCCAGGCGCGCAAGCTCTCCGTCACGAAGCTCTTCAGCCGGCGGCGCGCTGAGACGTGGCTCGCCGTGCGCGACGAGTCCGAGGCGCTCTTGCGCGCCCTCGCGCAGCGCAGCGGCGAGGCGGTCAACCTGGGCGATCTGGTCTTCAGCCTGAGCACGAACGTCATCTACCGCGCCGCGTTTGGCACCCGCGGGTGCGAGGGCCTGGGCGAGTACACCGGCTTCCTCAAAGAGTTCTCCCAGAACATTAGCGCGTTCAACATCGGCGACTTCATGCCGTGGCTAGCCTGGATCGACCCGAACCGCCGCCTCCGGGAGACACGCGACGGGCTAGACAGGTTCATCGACAAGATCATCGACGACCACATACAGAGAGGCAGGAGTTCCACGGACGCCCAAGCCGACATAGTCGACGAAATGCTCGCCTGTATCCCTGGTGACGCCGTCGATGACCGGCATGGCTCCCTCCGCCTCACCCGCGGCAACATCAAGGCAATCATCCTG GATCTCATGTTTGGTGGGACGGAGACGGTGGCGTCGTCCATCGAGTGGGCGATGAAAGAGCTGCTGCGGAACCCCGACGACCTACGGCGTCTGCAGCAGGAGCTCGCCGACGTGGTGGGCATGGACCGGAACGTGACGGAGTCAGACCTCAGCGAGCTCCCCTTCCTGACGTGCGTCGTCAAGGAGACGCTCCGCATGCACCCGCCGATCCCGATGCTCTACCACGCGACAGCCAAGGACTGCGTCGTCGGTGGCTACTCCGTGCCTCGGGGATCCCAGGTGACGGTCAACGTCTGGGCCATCGGCCGCGACCGCCGCACGTGGAAGGACGACCCCGACGTGTTCCGCCCGTCACGGTTCGCCGCGCCGGATGGCAACGCCTTCGGGCTCGACCTCAACGGCAGCTGCTTCGAGTTCCTGCCCTTCGGCTCCGGCCGGCGGTCGTGCCCCGGGATGGCGCTGGGCCTGCACGCGCTGGAGCTCGCCGTCGCGCAGCTCGCGCACGGCTTCCACTGGGCGCTGCCCAGCGGCATGAAGCCGTCGGACATCGACGTCGCTGATGTATTTGGGCTGTCGGCGCCGAGCGCCACACGGCTATACGCCGTGCCTACACCCCGGCTCACCTGCCCGTTGTACTGA